Proteins encoded in a region of the Leishmania infantum JPCM5 genome chromosome 5 genome:
- a CDS encoding monocarboxylate transporter-like protein, whose protein sequence is MQIYEACKKVDRAVTHRPADHWIGYLVAVSGALMQMMSYGIDNSFSIFSNSMQNDPSLGYPSATTVSFGNSVSLGLSPVFGVLAGFLVDRVPPRVMMFTSTVMLFAALWLSSSFAKSSAEVTASYSLLASISSALMLSPGAAATGSWFRRRLGLGQGINFCGGGVGSAVVPAVLGSLVDVYGWRHTFRLMSAFCAIGLVATILSCRRHPIEDDVDVDDHARGGNSPAREPSHDDCIAHRSFSHEERNEIMLMITPEAGENAAASPTTRMIDSMRTEAEKAANHDNGDTLEKGGKPDAAASARAALASPGGSDDMSMLLGRHQQPQQQLAQHGRKVHGTQACTVADLIQDMHVRRLTWREMMRVFFSVRFLTHFFMFAIYGWSFYGLIYVAVPYVSSMGSAGTVYADVTPISTSKASTVFTFWGVFQIVGSILVGGVASFTDDALAYTMCATVGGLATSLLVFCRSYAAFAVCLSVVGFCTAGIFAMMPALIAKDFHGPNLGFFMGCVFVAGCLGGFSAPPIQAQLQTRYNGNYSYGCVFISCCTTFPGVLCYLLLGPEKQSRVGRVFMRVVEQA, encoded by the coding sequence ATGCAGATCTATGAGGCATGCAAGAAGGTGGACCGGGCGGTCACCCACCGCCCGGCGGACCACTGGATCGGCTACCTCGTCGCCGTTTCCGGTGCTCTGATGCAGATGATGAGCTACGGCATCGACAACAGTTTTTCCATCTTCTCGAACAGTATGCAGAATGACCCGTCTCTGGGCTACCCGAGCGCGACAACCGTCAGCTTCGGTAACTCCGTGTCTCTCGGGCTGTCGCCGGTTTTCGGCGTCCTTGCTGGCTTCCTTGTCGAtcgcgtgccgccgcgagTGATGATGTTCACCTCCACAGTGATGCTCTTCGCCGCACTGTGGCTGAGCTCGTCTTTTGCGAAGAGCTCGGCGGAGGTCACGGCATCCTACTCGCTGctcgcctccatctcctccgcgTTGATGCTGTCgcctggcgcagcggcgaccgGCTCGTGGTTCCGGCGTCGCCTTGGCCTTGGACAGGGCATCAAtttctgcggcggcggcgtcggcagtgCCGTTGTCCCAGCGGTGCTCGGCAGTCTCGTGGACGTCTACGGCTGGCGTCATACCTTCCGCCTCATGTCCGCGTTCTGCGCCATTGGGCTGGTTGCCACAATCctctcctgccgccgccacccgaTCGAGGACGACGTTGACGTGGATGACcacgcacgcggcggcaacagccCCGCCCGCGAGCCTAGCCATGATGATTGTATCGCGCACAGAAGCTTCAGCCACGAGGAGAGGAACGAAATAATGCTCATGATAACCCCCGAGGCAGGTGAGAACGCCGCGGCCTCACCGACAACCCGGATGATCGACTCCATgcgcacggaggcggagaaggcggcgaaCCACGACAACGGTGACACTCTCGAGAAGGGCGGCAAGCcggatgcagcagcgtcagctcGCGCCGCCCTGGCGTCGccaggcggcagcgacgacatgAGCATGTTATTGGGTCGtcaccagcagccgcagcagcagctcgcgcaaCATGGAAGGAAAGTGCACGGCACCCAGGCCTGCACGGTGGCGGATCTAATCCAGGATATGCACGTGCGGCGCCTGACTTGGAGAGAGATGATGCGCGTCTTCTTCTCCGTTCGCTTCCTTACGCACTTCTTCATGTTCGCCATCTACGGCTGGTCCTTCTACGGACTGATCTACGTGGCCGTCCCCTACGTCTCCTCCAtgggcagcgctggcacGGTGTATGCAGACGTCACCCCCATCAGCACCTCCAAGGCGTCGACGGTGTTCACGTTTTGGGGTGTGTTTCAGATTGTGGGCTCCATCCTGGTAGGCGGCGTGGCCTCCTTCACCGACGACGCCCTCGCCTACACAAtgtgcgccaccgtcggTGGTTTGGCGACGTCGCTGCTCGTCTTTTGCCGCAGCTACGCGGCCTTCGCCGTGTGCTTAAGTGTGGTCGGCTTCTGCACGGCTGGCATTTTCGCCATGATGCCGGCGCTGATCGCCAAGGACTTCCACGGGCCTAACCTCGGCTTCTTCATGGGCTGTGTATTTGTGGCTGGCTGCCTTGGCGGCTTCTCGGCCCCGCCGATtcaggcgcagctgcagacacGCTACAACGGCAACTATTCGTACGGCTGTGTGTTtatcagctgctgcacaacgTTTCCGGGAGTGCTGTGCTACCTGCTCCTGGGGCCGGAGAAGCAGAGTCGCGTCGGACGCGTCTTCATGCGCGTGGTGGAGCAGGCGTGA